Proteins co-encoded in one Acidithiobacillus caldus ATCC 51756 genomic window:
- a CDS encoding MarR family EPS-associated transcriptional regulator, translating into MKLDNATRYQLLKLIAEHPGYTQRELAAAMGVSVGKTNFCIKALISKGLIKAGNFRRNRDKSAYAYLLTPKGMEHKAIVTVRFLQRKMAEYDALRAEIAALRREVDDLAASGLDAGRGAA; encoded by the coding sequence ATGAAACTTGATAATGCAACGCGCTACCAGTTGCTCAAACTCATCGCGGAACATCCGGGATACACCCAGCGCGAACTGGCCGCCGCCATGGGTGTGAGCGTGGGGAAAACCAACTTTTGCATCAAGGCCCTCATCAGCAAGGGCCTGATCAAGGCTGGGAACTTCCGGCGCAATCGCGACAAAAGCGCCTACGCCTACCTCCTCACCCCCAAGGGCATGGAACACAAGGCCATCGTCACCGTCCGATTCCTCCAGCGCAAAATGGCCGAGTATGACGCCCTGCGGGCGGAGATCGCCGCTCTGCGCCGGGAAGTGGACGATCTTGCCGCATCAGGTCTTGATGCCGGAAGAGGCGCGGCATGA
- a CDS encoding Wzz/FepE/Etk N-terminal domain-containing protein yields the protein MGEQPITTPPAIQIIASPPPEDEISLWELWERLWRGKWLVVGSSVVFLALAGLYLATSTTIYQSKAIVQVGMVAGQPLANTSLLAQKVYNNYRPVNTIEAKKQLPRIHSASVEKSDANLLELESYGRSPEEAQSYLHSIVQSLLSREQDRYAQTLKFHQTQLKELQRQYRALETSSPSDTRHTKHREPSALLLLEQSMRFSEASSLLQQIANAENQLSPANTRPPEVVRQPSYDPVAVSPKKLVVLILALFGGLFVGILVVLLRSSRKSNDDSATT from the coding sequence GTGGGTGAGCAACCGATTACGACACCGCCGGCCATTCAGATCATCGCGAGCCCGCCGCCCGAGGACGAAATCAGTTTATGGGAGCTCTGGGAACGTCTGTGGCGAGGCAAGTGGCTTGTCGTGGGCAGCAGTGTGGTTTTTCTCGCTCTGGCGGGGCTCTACCTGGCTACGAGCACTACGATCTACCAAAGTAAGGCCATTGTGCAGGTGGGCATGGTGGCCGGACAGCCCCTGGCGAATACCAGCTTGCTGGCGCAGAAGGTTTATAATAACTATCGTCCAGTCAATACCATAGAAGCAAAGAAGCAGTTACCCAGGATCCACAGCGCAAGCGTGGAGAAAAGCGATGCAAATCTCCTGGAACTAGAGAGTTACGGACGAAGCCCGGAGGAGGCCCAAAGCTACCTGCATAGCATCGTGCAGAGTCTGCTGAGCCGTGAGCAGGATCGTTACGCGCAGACCCTCAAATTCCATCAGACTCAGCTGAAAGAGCTGCAACGACAATATCGAGCCCTGGAAACCAGCAGCCCATCGGATACCCGGCACACCAAACACCGAGAGCCGAGCGCACTTTTACTCCTGGAGCAGTCCATGCGGTTTTCCGAGGCGTCCTCCCTGCTCCAGCAGATTGCCAATGCAGAGAATCAACTATCCCCGGCAAACACCCGCCCTCCTGAGGTGGTCCGACAACCCAGTTACGATCCGGTAGCCGTTTCACCCAAGAAGCTGGTGGTATTGATTCTGGCACTCTTTGGCGGGCTCTTCGTTGGAATACTCGTGGTGCTGCTTCGCTCCAGTCGCAAGTCCAACGATGACTCAGCGACCACTTGA